In the genome of Prosthecobacter algae, one region contains:
- the lpxB gene encoding lipid-A-disaccharide synthase translates to MPHLYIIAGEVSGDTHGSGLIKELLALDPALKISGLGGPRMVEAAGKGIDDWVETAGVVGLWEVLKMYGYFKKRFNATVAAVMQQRPDAVVLVDYPGFNLRVAKELRAQGYTGKIIYYISPQVWAWKKGRVKTMAKVLDLMICIFPFEKEFYEKSGLPTEFSGHPMVDRVETLRRNWEREPGLVGWFPGSRKNEVKRLFPIMLQASQAIRMVQPNVRFAVSAANENLAGLMREMADAAAFPEAKRWIEVGTVYDLMQRAQVGAVASGTATLEAACFGLPYALVYQVNGLTYAVAKTVVRIKNIGIINVLAQRDVVKELVQGGLTSDTLAAEMVELLTNEVTRRNLQEDLAEVVATLGQGGAYRRAAETVMAVL, encoded by the coding sequence ATGCCCCACCTCTACATCATCGCCGGTGAAGTCAGCGGAGACACGCATGGATCGGGCTTGATCAAGGAACTCCTCGCCCTGGATCCCGCGCTGAAGATCAGCGGTCTCGGCGGGCCCCGAATGGTCGAGGCGGCGGGGAAGGGTATTGATGACTGGGTGGAAACGGCCGGCGTGGTGGGCCTGTGGGAAGTGCTGAAAATGTACGGCTACTTCAAGAAGCGCTTCAATGCCACTGTGGCCGCCGTGATGCAGCAGCGCCCTGATGCCGTGGTGCTGGTGGATTATCCGGGCTTTAACCTGCGCGTGGCCAAGGAGCTGCGTGCGCAAGGTTACACGGGCAAGATTATCTATTACATCAGCCCTCAGGTCTGGGCCTGGAAAAAGGGTCGCGTGAAGACGATGGCGAAGGTGCTGGACCTCATGATCTGCATCTTTCCCTTCGAGAAGGAGTTTTATGAAAAGAGCGGCTTGCCCACCGAATTCAGCGGGCACCCCATGGTAGACCGGGTGGAAACCCTGCGCCGCAACTGGGAGCGCGAGCCCGGCCTGGTGGGCTGGTTCCCGGGTAGCCGGAAGAATGAGGTGAAGCGTCTCTTCCCCATTATGCTACAGGCCTCTCAAGCCATCCGCATGGTGCAGCCAAACGTCCGTTTTGCTGTGTCCGCTGCCAATGAAAATCTAGCGGGCCTGATGCGCGAGATGGCAGATGCTGCGGCTTTTCCTGAAGCCAAGCGCTGGATCGAAGTGGGCACGGTGTATGACCTCATGCAACGTGCCCAGGTGGGCGCTGTGGCCAGTGGCACGGCGACGTTGGAGGCGGCTTGTTTCGGTCTGCCGTACGCTTTGGTGTATCAGGTCAATGGCCTAACGTATGCGGTGGCCAAGACCGTGGTGCGCATCAAGAACATCGGCATCATCAATGTGCTGGCTCAGCGGGATGTGGTGAAGGAACTTGTCCAGGGCGGCTTAACTTCAGATACGCTGGCGGCTGAAATGGTGGAACTGCTGACGAATGAGGTCACGCGCCGGAATCTCCAGGAAGATCTGGCTGAAGTGGTGGCCACCCTGGGGCAGGGCGGGGCCTATCGCCGTGCGGCAGAGACGGTAATGGCCGTTTTGTAA
- a CDS encoding protein arginine kinase — MRFTTLIKHPADWMKGSGPHSDVVMTSRVRLARNLRGFSFPGYSAERQRVELLELARPCVESLPEMTDGYSEEYTGLTKIRKQVLVERHLVSREHAARAAGCAVVVDRKQSLSIMINEEDHFRIQGIRAGLNLRSAYALVDKADTALESMLPYAYDDRLGYLTACPTNLGTGMRASVMLHLPALVLSDQINPVIKAVGKIGLAVRGLYGEGTEALGNLFQISNQHTLGEKEGEIIAQIEKVIERVVSSEMNARQKLLEDNPTMLHDQVGRAFAILRYAHILTSKEALNLLSLLRLGADMDLIPNCDRSLLDMLLLEIQPAHLQLSAERELSPEERDARRAEITRARLQMLTGPSNVSTSNSTSEEKPSGSNDE; from the coding sequence ATGCGATTCACCACCCTCATCAAACACCCCGCTGACTGGATGAAAGGCAGCGGGCCGCATTCAGACGTGGTCATGACCTCCCGGGTGAGACTCGCACGCAACCTGCGGGGCTTCAGCTTTCCCGGCTACTCCGCCGAACGGCAGCGCGTGGAGTTGCTTGAACTGGCCCGTCCTTGTGTCGAGTCCCTACCTGAAATGACCGATGGCTACAGCGAGGAATACACCGGGCTGACCAAAATCCGCAAACAGGTGCTGGTGGAACGCCATTTGGTGAGCCGTGAGCACGCCGCCCGCGCCGCTGGCTGTGCCGTCGTTGTGGACCGCAAGCAGAGCCTCTCCATCATGATCAATGAGGAGGATCACTTCCGCATTCAGGGCATCCGCGCCGGGCTGAATCTGCGCAGCGCCTACGCCCTGGTGGACAAGGCCGATACAGCCCTGGAATCCATGCTTCCTTACGCCTACGACGACCGTCTGGGCTACCTCACCGCCTGCCCCACCAACCTGGGTACAGGCATGCGGGCCTCCGTGATGCTGCACTTGCCAGCGCTCGTGCTCTCAGACCAGATCAACCCCGTCATCAAGGCTGTGGGCAAGATCGGCCTGGCCGTGCGCGGCCTTTATGGCGAAGGTACCGAGGCTTTGGGCAATCTTTTCCAGATCTCCAACCAGCACACACTGGGGGAAAAGGAGGGGGAAATCATCGCCCAGATCGAAAAAGTCATCGAGCGAGTCGTCAGTTCCGAAATGAATGCTCGCCAGAAGCTGCTGGAGGACAACCCCACCATGCTGCATGACCAAGTGGGCCGCGCCTTCGCCATTCTACGCTACGCCCACATTTTGACCTCAAAAGAGGCCCTGAACCTGCTTTCCCTCCTGCGCCTGGGAGCAGATATGGATCTGATCCCCAACTGCGACCGGAGTCTGCTCGACATGCTTCTGCTCGAAATCCAACCCGCCCACCTCCAGCTCAGTGCTGAGCGCGAACTCTCGCCCGAAGAGAGGGACGCCCGCCGCGCGGAAATTACCCGGGCGCGGTTGCAAATGCTGACCGGCCCTTCTAACGTTTCTACAAGCAACTCAACCTCAGAGGAAAAACCCTCTGGTTCCAATGATGAATAA
- a CDS encoding SGNH/GDSL hydrolase family protein, with product MTFRTRLLLPFFGLLAGLNLNSPPSLKAQESKVGSSYTKVLFLGNSITKHGPKADIDWTGNWGMAATSEANDYVHQVMSGLTARQRTAPAMLVKNIADFERAHVGYDLDGKLAEAFAFKADLIILAIGENVPALKTDEAKAAFKAETMKLLQKLQGEHKPTILVRSCFWANTIKDQILQECCEAVGGIFVNISTLGKEEANYGRAERPYKHSGVANHPGDKGMKAIAEAILAALPKS from the coding sequence ATGACTTTCCGCACCCGACTCCTCCTTCCTTTCTTTGGCCTTCTTGCCGGACTGAACCTCAATTCGCCACCCTCCCTGAAAGCTCAAGAGAGCAAAGTTGGCAGCAGCTATACCAAGGTCCTATTCCTGGGCAACAGCATCACCAAGCATGGTCCCAAGGCCGATATCGATTGGACAGGCAACTGGGGCATGGCCGCTACCTCGGAGGCCAATGACTATGTACACCAGGTTATGTCAGGACTGACGGCCAGACAGAGAACCGCTCCCGCCATGCTGGTGAAAAACATCGCCGACTTCGAGAGAGCCCACGTCGGTTACGATCTGGACGGCAAACTCGCGGAAGCCTTCGCCTTCAAGGCCGACCTCATCATCCTCGCCATCGGCGAAAACGTGCCGGCGCTGAAGACCGATGAAGCCAAGGCGGCCTTCAAAGCAGAGACCATGAAGCTGCTGCAAAAGCTCCAAGGTGAACACAAGCCCACGATTCTCGTTCGCAGTTGCTTCTGGGCGAATACGATAAAGGACCAGATCCTCCAGGAATGCTGTGAGGCGGTGGGCGGCATCTTTGTCAACATCAGCACCCTCGGCAAGGAAGAGGCCAACTACGGTCGGGCCGAGCGCCCCTACAAACACTCTGGCGTGGCAAACCACCCTGGGGACAAAGGCATGAAGGCCATCGCCGAGGCAATCCTGGCCGCGCTGCCTAAATCTTGA
- a CDS encoding LysR family transcriptional regulator gives MELRPLRSFIAAAEDGNISRAAARLHLTQPALSRQIKGLEDELGVILLERGAHSFSLTPAGELLLRDGRHLLERADALEQRVRATAKAQTIRVGYSPSLSAGILSPAIEAFTQVHPRARVDLADLTNNEMVDGLQKGTLDIIVTVPTIKDIPDITWTTVQKQAWRVAVSRQHPLLAKKTLTPQDLNEQRLVVYSQKEYPDYWAFIGGWFKQQGINARIASECDGVTSLISAVDAGLGIALVVERIACLIPERVVLKTLQPQPEPLQISVGMLDRHKNDKMLAVFVEELKRAGEVDHASR, from the coding sequence ATGGAACTCCGTCCCCTGCGCTCCTTCATTGCCGCTGCCGAAGATGGCAACATCAGCCGCGCTGCCGCCCGCCTGCACCTCACGCAGCCGGCGCTCAGCCGCCAGATCAAGGGCCTGGAGGATGAGCTGGGCGTCATCTTGCTGGAACGTGGAGCTCACTCCTTTTCCCTCACGCCAGCAGGGGAGCTGCTGCTGCGAGATGGGCGCCATCTGCTGGAGCGTGCCGATGCCCTGGAGCAGCGCGTGCGGGCCACGGCCAAGGCGCAGACCATCCGCGTGGGCTACTCACCCTCGCTCAGCGCGGGCATCCTTTCTCCGGCCATCGAGGCCTTCACGCAAGTGCACCCGAGGGCCCGTGTGGATCTGGCAGACCTCACCAATAACGAAATGGTGGATGGCCTGCAAAAAGGCACGCTCGACATCATTGTGACGGTGCCGACCATCAAGGACATCCCCGATATCACCTGGACCACCGTTCAAAAACAGGCCTGGCGCGTGGCCGTCTCCCGCCAGCATCCATTGCTGGCGAAAAAGACCCTGACCCCTCAGGATCTCAATGAGCAGCGACTGGTCGTTTACAGCCAGAAAGAGTACCCGGACTACTGGGCCTTCATCGGCGGTTGGTTCAAGCAGCAGGGCATCAATGCGCGCATCGCCAGTGAATGCGACGGTGTCACCAGCCTCATTTCAGCGGTGGATGCGGGCCTGGGCATCGCCCTGGTGGTGGAGCGCATCGCCTGCCTCATCCCAGAGCGCGTGGTTCTCAAGACGCTGCAACCTCAGCCCGAGCCGTTGCAGATCTCGGTGGGCATGCTGGACCGTCACAAGAATGACAAGATGCTGGCCGTGTTTGTGGAAGAGCTGAAGCGCGCTGGCGAAGTGGATCATGCTTCCCGTTAA
- a CDS encoding Gfo/Idh/MocA family oxidoreductase — MESAAQPFRIGVAGVGAIGKNHARIMAEIAARSEGGVVFAAVYDADPARAADFAAQYNTLAASDLGDFASRVDAATVAVPTIYHRRVAEPLMEKGVHVMVEKPISESYAEAQAMIELAQAKNVILQVGHIERFNPVLRQLEERMDQPRFIEVHRLSPFPNRSMDIGVVLDVMIHDIEIVLHLVKSPLIQIDAVGIPVLTKREDIANARLKFANGCIANITASRISPEKMRKIRVFQQDSYLSLDYQEQSGWIYRKDGMQIVREAVEVEKDEPLKLEIAAFVECSRHGKRPVVTGQEGAEAVRIALEITDQIEKNAALAG, encoded by the coding sequence ATGGAATCAGCAGCCCAACCTTTCCGCATCGGTGTCGCCGGTGTGGGTGCCATCGGTAAAAATCATGCCCGCATCATGGCGGAAATCGCCGCCCGCAGCGAAGGGGGCGTCGTCTTTGCCGCCGTCTATGATGCCGACCCGGCACGCGCGGCCGACTTTGCCGCCCAATACAATACCCTGGCAGCCAGTGACTTGGGAGATTTTGCCAGCCGGGTGGATGCCGCCACGGTGGCCGTGCCGACGATCTACCACCGTCGTGTGGCCGAACCCCTGATGGAAAAGGGCGTGCATGTGATGGTGGAAAAGCCCATCAGCGAATCCTATGCCGAGGCCCAGGCCATGATTGAGCTGGCCCAGGCGAAAAATGTGATTCTCCAGGTGGGGCACATTGAGCGGTTTAACCCCGTGCTCCGCCAGCTCGAAGAGCGCATGGACCAGCCGCGTTTCATCGAGGTGCATCGCCTTTCGCCGTTCCCGAATCGCAGCATGGACATCGGTGTGGTGTTGGATGTGATGATCCACGACATCGAGATCGTTCTCCATCTCGTAAAGTCCCCCCTCATTCAGATTGATGCCGTGGGCATCCCCGTGCTGACCAAGCGCGAGGACATCGCCAATGCACGCCTCAAGTTTGCCAACGGCTGCATCGCCAACATCACTGCCAGTCGCATCAGCCCCGAGAAGATGCGCAAAATCCGCGTCTTCCAGCAGGACAGCTACCTCTCGCTCGATTACCAGGAACAGAGCGGTTGGATCTACCGCAAAGACGGCATGCAGATCGTCCGCGAAGCCGTGGAAGTGGAGAAGGACGAGCCCCTGAAGCTGGAAATCGCCGCCTTTGTGGAATGCTCCCGCCATGGCAAACGCCCGGTGGTGACTGGCCAGGAAGGTGCCGAAGCCGTGCGCATCGCGCTGGAGATCACGGATCAGATTGAAAAGAACGCAGCTTTGGCGGGCTGA
- a CDS encoding sigma-70 family RNA polymerase sigma factor, with amino-acid sequence MATLPPDPADQTETYLRLLTQHDRWLAAYVYSLVASAADADDILQEVKVTLWKQFAKFEPDSNFRAWARKIATNQILNYRRSEKKRSVSSSLDEAFIEAVAAEIDQRADALDLKAEALNLCLRKLPEAHRKIVVWRYYEDCGIEEIAIKSERTVEAVYRLLSRIRQALSECVNRQIAPTP; translated from the coding sequence ATGGCCACCTTACCCCCAGATCCAGCCGACCAGACGGAGACCTATCTCCGGCTGCTGACCCAGCACGACCGCTGGCTGGCGGCGTATGTTTACAGCTTGGTGGCCAGTGCGGCGGATGCGGATGACATCCTCCAGGAAGTGAAGGTGACCCTGTGGAAGCAGTTCGCCAAATTTGAGCCTGATTCCAACTTTCGGGCCTGGGCCCGAAAGATCGCCACCAACCAGATTCTCAACTACCGCCGATCCGAGAAAAAACGCTCGGTTTCATCCTCTCTCGATGAAGCCTTCATCGAGGCAGTGGCGGCAGAGATTGATCAACGTGCCGATGCCCTGGACCTCAAGGCGGAAGCCCTGAACCTCTGCCTTCGCAAGCTGCCCGAGGCGCATCGGAAGATCGTCGTCTGGCGCTACTATGAAGACTGCGGGATCGAAGAAATCGCCATCAAAAGTGAGCGCACGGTGGAAGCTGTGTACCGCTTGCTGAGCCGCATCCGCCAGGCACTGAGCGAATGCGTGAACCGCCAGATCGCCCCCACCCCATGA
- a CDS encoding pirin family protein has product MKTTLRKSHERGHADHGWLNSQHTFSFADYYDPAHMGFRSLRVINQDRVAPGGGFPTHPHRDMEIFSYVLEGTLAHKDSLGNGRELKPGQVQLMSAGKGVLHSEFNPSKSETAHFLQIWIQPEARALVPSYTEWHPDPAKEKEPKVLVISHDGREDSATIHQDADVYRLRLGASDSVAHEVKAGRGVWFQLIKGEATINGQALKPGDALSTEDAGTLTITSAGAETEALLFDLG; this is encoded by the coding sequence ATGAAAACCACACTTCGTAAATCCCATGAACGCGGCCACGCCGACCACGGTTGGCTCAATAGCCAGCACACCTTCAGCTTCGCGGACTACTATGATCCTGCCCACATGGGCTTTCGCAGCCTGCGGGTGATCAATCAGGACCGAGTCGCCCCTGGCGGCGGTTTCCCCACCCACCCACACCGGGACATGGAAATCTTCAGCTACGTGCTGGAAGGCACCCTGGCCCACAAGGACAGCCTGGGGAACGGACGTGAACTGAAACCCGGCCAAGTGCAGCTCATGAGTGCAGGCAAAGGTGTGCTGCACAGTGAGTTTAACCCCTCCAAGTCCGAGACAGCCCACTTCCTGCAGATCTGGATTCAGCCTGAGGCGCGAGCCCTGGTGCCCAGCTACACCGAGTGGCACCCCGATCCCGCCAAGGAGAAGGAGCCCAAGGTCCTCGTCATCTCCCACGATGGCCGCGAAGACTCTGCCACCATCCATCAGGACGCCGATGTCTATCGATTGCGCCTGGGTGCCAGCGACAGCGTGGCCCATGAAGTGAAGGCCGGGCGCGGCGTCTGGTTCCAGCTCATCAAAGGTGAAGCCACCATCAATGGCCAAGCCCTGAAACCTGGCGATGCGCTGAGCACCGAGGATGCGGGCACGCTGACGATCACTTCGGCGGGTGCCGAGACGGAAGCGCTGCTCTTTGACCTGGGCTGA
- a CDS encoding UvrB/UvrC motif-containing protein — translation MKCDVCDSEATVFLTQIINGQMTTVNLCDACSKAKGVTDETGFGLAEAFLSQPQPAISAETACPACGFTAAQLKKIGRMGCPECYGTFREGLDGLLKSMHKGTRHVGKVPHQIVTQNALVGNLGHLREELASAVRDERYEDAARLKSEIDLLQAKLPSHA, via the coding sequence ATGAAATGTGACGTTTGCGACAGTGAAGCCACCGTGTTTCTGACCCAGATCATCAATGGGCAGATGACCACGGTGAATCTCTGCGATGCCTGCTCCAAGGCCAAGGGCGTCACGGACGAGACCGGGTTTGGTCTGGCGGAGGCCTTCCTCAGCCAACCCCAGCCCGCCATCAGTGCGGAGACGGCTTGCCCGGCCTGCGGGTTCACTGCGGCGCAATTGAAAAAAATCGGTCGCATGGGCTGCCCGGAATGTTACGGCACCTTTCGTGAAGGCCTGGATGGGCTGCTGAAGTCCATGCACAAAGGCACCCGCCATGTGGGCAAGGTGCCGCACCAGATCGTGACCCAAAACGCCCTCGTGGGTAACCTGGGCCACTTGCGGGAGGAACTGGCCAGTGCCGTACGCGACGAGCGCTATGAAGACGCTGCCCGCCTGAAATCTGAAATTGACCTTCTCCAGGCCAAGCTGCCCAGTCATGCCTGA
- a CDS encoding ATP-dependent Clp protease ATP-binding subunit, giving the protein MNNFTPRAQQVLALARKEADRFNHNYVGTEHLLLGLIKLGQGVAVNVLTKLGLDLETVRLQVEQQVGSGPETKMVGNIPYTPRVKKVLALASKEAKALNHSYVGTEHILLGLLREGEGVAAQVLRNLDINLDKARNEILKELDPNFSGSNEEEEEDSEPVAPSGNTEDDKKKKKNEKTPALRAFGRDLTETAQKGEMDPVIGRTEEIARVIQILCRRTKNNPVLIGEAGVGKTAIVEGLAQEIAAGNVPEILRDKKVITLDLALMVAGTKYRGQFEERIKAVMDEIRRAKNVILFIDEMHTIVGAGSAEGTMDASNIIKPALSRGELQVIGATTLNEFRKYIEKDSALERRFQQVKVEEPSVEDAIQILMGLKGKYEMHHKAKYANEAITSAVKLSSRYLTARFLPDKAIDIMDEAGSKARIAAMTRPPELKTIEAEIETIRIEKETAIKDQDFEKAARLRDSEKNTKKRYDDILESWRQNNSERIVDVSEDDIMSVVSKWTGVPLQRMETAEAQKLLKMEQELKGKVIGQDEAVIAISKALRRSRADLKDPRRPIGSFLFLGPTGVGKTFLAKNLAEFMFGSSDALIQLDMSEYMEKHTASRLIGAPPGYVGYEEGGQLSEAVRRRPYSVVLFDEIEKAHPDVMNLLLQILEEGQVTDNFGRKIDFRNTIVILTSNVGAETIKKQSSLGFAAMAQGEADNASIKGKLSEMAKKFFKPEFLNRLDDLIVFRMLEKAELAKIVDLEINKVVNRLKSRNIHITLDESAVEFLMKEGYDPQYGARPMRRAVEKHIEDPLAEHVLGGTVHEGDTVKVSFDAENKRLKFAAESPVREEPAVAETNA; this is encoded by the coding sequence ATGAATAACTTTACTCCACGCGCCCAACAGGTCCTGGCCCTTGCCCGCAAGGAAGCCGACCGATTCAACCACAACTACGTTGGTACCGAGCACCTTCTGCTGGGCTTGATCAAGCTCGGCCAAGGGGTGGCGGTCAACGTTCTCACCAAACTGGGTCTCGACCTGGAAACCGTGCGCCTCCAGGTGGAGCAGCAGGTCGGCTCCGGTCCAGAAACCAAGATGGTGGGCAACATCCCCTACACCCCAAGGGTGAAAAAAGTCCTGGCACTGGCCAGCAAGGAAGCGAAAGCTCTGAACCACAGCTATGTGGGCACCGAGCACATCTTGCTGGGCCTGCTGCGCGAAGGTGAAGGCGTGGCCGCCCAGGTGCTGCGCAACCTGGACATCAATCTCGACAAAGCCCGCAACGAGATCCTCAAGGAACTGGACCCTAACTTCTCCGGCAGCAACGAAGAGGAAGAAGAGGACTCCGAGCCTGTGGCTCCCAGTGGCAACACTGAGGACGACAAGAAGAAGAAAAAGAACGAGAAGACCCCTGCCCTGCGCGCCTTTGGCCGTGACCTGACGGAAACCGCCCAGAAAGGCGAGATGGACCCCGTCATCGGACGCACGGAAGAGATCGCTCGCGTCATCCAGATCCTTTGCCGCCGTACCAAGAACAATCCGGTCCTCATCGGTGAAGCCGGTGTGGGCAAGACCGCCATTGTCGAAGGGCTGGCCCAGGAAATTGCCGCTGGTAATGTCCCTGAAATCCTGCGCGACAAAAAAGTGATCACCCTCGACCTCGCCCTCATGGTCGCAGGCACGAAGTATCGCGGTCAGTTTGAGGAGCGCATCAAGGCCGTGATGGACGAGATCCGCCGCGCCAAGAACGTCATCCTTTTCATTGATGAGATGCACACCATCGTCGGTGCCGGCTCTGCCGAAGGCACGATGGATGCCAGCAACATCATCAAGCCCGCCCTCAGCCGTGGCGAGCTCCAGGTCATCGGTGCGACGACTCTGAACGAGTTCCGCAAATACATCGAAAAAGACTCCGCCCTGGAACGCCGCTTCCAGCAGGTGAAGGTGGAAGAGCCTTCCGTCGAAGACGCCATCCAGATCCTCATGGGCCTGAAGGGCAAGTATGAGATGCACCATAAGGCCAAGTATGCCAACGAAGCCATCACCTCCGCAGTGAAGCTGAGTTCCCGCTACCTGACCGCCCGCTTCCTGCCGGACAAGGCCATCGACATCATGGACGAAGCCGGTTCCAAGGCCCGCATCGCGGCCATGACCCGCCCGCCCGAGCTGAAAACCATCGAAGCTGAGATCGAAACGATCCGCATCGAGAAGGAAACGGCCATCAAGGACCAGGACTTCGAGAAGGCCGCCCGCCTGCGCGACAGTGAGAAGAACACCAAGAAGCGTTACGACGACATCCTGGAATCCTGGCGCCAGAACAACAGCGAACGCATCGTGGATGTGTCCGAAGACGACATCATGTCCGTGGTTTCCAAATGGACTGGTGTGCCGCTCCAGCGCATGGAAACAGCCGAAGCCCAGAAACTGCTCAAGATGGAGCAGGAACTGAAGGGCAAGGTCATCGGCCAGGACGAAGCCGTCATCGCCATCAGCAAGGCGCTGCGCCGTTCCCGCGCGGACCTCAAGGATCCACGTCGCCCAATTGGTTCCTTCCTCTTCCTGGGCCCCACAGGCGTGGGCAAAACCTTCCTGGCCAAGAACCTCGCCGAATTCATGTTCGGCAGTTCTGATGCGCTGATCCAGCTCGACATGTCCGAGTACATGGAGAAGCACACCGCCAGTCGCCTCATCGGCGCACCTCCTGGATATGTCGGGTATGAAGAAGGTGGCCAGCTTTCCGAAGCCGTGCGCCGCCGCCCCTACAGTGTGGTGCTGTTCGACGAGATCGAAAAAGCTCACCCGGATGTCATGAACCTCCTTCTCCAGATCCTGGAAGAAGGTCAGGTGACCGACAACTTCGGCCGCAAGATCGATTTCCGGAACACCATCGTCATCCTGACCTCCAACGTCGGCGCTGAGACCATTAAAAAGCAGTCCAGCCTGGGCTTTGCAGCCATGGCGCAGGGCGAGGCCGACAATGCCAGCATCAAGGGCAAGCTGTCCGAGATGGCCAAGAAATTCTTCAAGCCCGAATTCCTCAACCGTCTGGATGACCTCATCGTCTTCCGCATGCTTGAGAAGGCCGAGCTGGCGAAGATCGTGGACCTCGAAATCAACAAGGTGGTCAACCGTCTGAAGAGCAGGAACATCCACATCACGCTGGACGAAAGCGCCGTCGAATTCCTGATGAAGGAAGGCTACGATCCGCAGTATGGGGCGCGCCCCATGCGCCGGGCCGTGGAGAAACACATCGAAGATCCTCTGGCCGAGCACGTCCTGGGTGGCACCGTCCACGAAGGCGATACGGTCAAGGTCAGCTTCGATGCCGAAAACAAGCGCCTCAAGTTCGCTGCCGAGTCCCCCGTTCGCGAGGAACCTGCCGTGGCCGAAACCAACGCATAA
- a CDS encoding HAD-IA family hydrolase — MPGPVLLSDIGNVLTFFDFSVAAQRVSERCPFPPEALSERLDDIKGPFENGDMDDNTFVRAAIQALQFEGTPADFEAIWCDIFTENEAMKRTLAPLAGKVPMKLLSNTSGLHKDYLLRTYDIFRPFSGGVYSYSAKCSKPGEEIFQVTIRELGLDPAQTFYIDDLEANITTARRLGFQTHLYHPSAHALLEAELNAWAAQHGLAAGHPPVDARISLP, encoded by the coding sequence ATGCCCGGCCCCGTCCTCCTTTCCGATATTGGCAACGTCCTGACCTTCTTTGACTTCAGCGTCGCCGCCCAGCGCGTGTCAGAGCGCTGCCCCTTCCCGCCCGAGGCCCTTTCAGAGAGGCTGGACGACATCAAAGGCCCTTTTGAAAATGGCGACATGGACGATAATACCTTTGTCCGCGCCGCCATCCAGGCCCTGCAATTTGAAGGCACCCCTGCGGATTTTGAGGCCATCTGGTGCGATATTTTCACCGAGAACGAGGCCATGAAACGCACCCTGGCTCCCCTGGCAGGGAAGGTGCCCATGAAGCTCCTTTCCAATACCAGCGGCCTGCACAAGGACTACCTCCTGCGCACCTATGATATCTTCCGCCCCTTCAGCGGCGGTGTTTATTCGTACTCCGCCAAGTGCAGCAAACCCGGCGAGGAGATCTTCCAAGTGACCATCCGGGAACTGGGGCTCGACCCCGCCCAGACCTTCTACATTGACGATCTGGAGGCCAACATCACCACCGCCCGGCGGCTCGGTTTTCAAACCCACCTCTACCACCCCAGCGCACATGCCCTCCTAGAGGCAGAGTTGAATGCATGGGCGGCCCAGCACGGCCTAGCCGCGGGACACCCCCCTGTTGACGCGAGAATCTCCCTGCCCTAG